ACCGGAACGACAGTTCCTCGAGCTCGTTCTTGAGCTTGCTCATCCCCAGCCGATTGGCAATCGGAGCGTAAATGTCGAGCGTCTCCTGGGCGATCGTGGTGCGGCGCTCCTCCGGCAGGTTGGGCCGGTCCATCACGCTGCCATGGGCGATGCCGATACGTATTCCGTCGTCTGTTCGTGGATGGTTGCCAATCCAAGTAGTGGGATCATCGTACGACGTTTTCCGGAAGACCGGGCAGGGGAAGAGTGTTACCCCGGGAAGATCACGATACGGCTCCCGGCGACGCAGAACGCGCACGCTGTTCGTCATGTCTTGATTCCAGGGGGCTGCATCCCAGACAGATCCCGGTTCGAGTGGATCGTGGTTTCCCGAGATGATCAGCACAGGGACAGGAAAACTCTCGAGCAGGTCAAACGCGCGCCGGGCAATTTCCCGCTGAACGCGCACGTCGTCGAACAGGCCAACAAACGGGCCCGCGGGCAGAACCCCCTCTGTGGTGACCTGCTTGACCTCTATGTCCAGCTGCAAGATGACGTCATCCGGGACATAGGATTTGTGGGCTCGGGCTGCGCCATTTCCCAGGCCACCGCGTCCCTCATGACGACGGTTCTCAAGGGCAAATCGAAGACCGAAGCCCTGGACCTGCTGGAGCATTTCCAGCACATGGCGACGACGGGAGAAGTGCTGTCCGAAAAGCTGGGCAAATTGACGGCCCTGGCCAACGTGCACAAATACCCCATCCGCGTCAAATGCGCCATGCTGCCCTGGCGGACGATGGCAGCCAGTTTGAATGGCACGGAAGCAACAATTGTAACGGAATAGGATACCAGCGAGATGACCAGATGCATACCGGCGAATTAGCCACTATTCAACGCGACTGCGACGCGATTCTGATCCCCTACGGCGAGAAAATCACCCTCAAAAAGGGGGAAGAGGTGGTCATCACCCAGGCGCTCGGGGGGAGCTACACCGTGATGGTATTGGGCCGCCTGGCGCGCATCGATGGCCAGGATGCTGACGCGCTGGGCAAGGAGCTGGCCGGACCGGAGAGTACCGAACCTGAGTTGGCCGCCGGAGAAAAACCGGACGAAAGTCTCATCTGGGACCAGCTGCGCAAGTGCTACGACCCGGAAA
This genomic stretch from Candidatus Neomarinimicrobiota bacterium harbors:
- the sufT gene encoding putative Fe-S cluster assembly protein SufT yields the protein MHTGELATIQRDCDAILIPYGEKITLKKGEEVVITQALGGSYTVMVLGRLARIDGQDADALGKELAGPESTEPELAAGEKPDESLIWDQLRKCYDPEIPVNIVDLGLIYDLAIAPVEGGAGHRVVIKMTLTAPGCGMGTSIAEDVKQGVLTVPGVADANVELVWEPTWNQSMMSDAAQLQLGMM
- a CDS encoding SUF system NifU family Fe-S cluster assembly protein, which gives rise to MVANPSSGIIVRRFPEDRAGEECYPGKITIRLPATQNAHAVRHVLIPGGCIPDRSRFEWIVVSRDDQHRDRKTLEQVKRAPGNFPLNAHVVEQANKRARGQNPLCGDLLDLYVQLQDDVIRDIGFVGSGCAISQATASLMTTVLKGKSKTEALDLLEHFQHMATTGEVLSEKLGKLTALANVHKYPIRVKCAMLPWRTMAASLNGTEATIVTE